The Candidatus Binatia bacterium DNA segment CACCTTCGCCGCCTCGGCGTCGTAGCGCGGCGTGGTGTCGTTGTTGAAGCCATGCTGCGTGCCCGGGTAGAAGAAGACTTCGTACTTCTTCTTGTTCTCCTTGAGCGCCGCCTCGTATGCGGGCCAGCCCGCGTTGACGCGCTCGTCGGTCTCCGCGTAGTGGAGGAGCAGCGGAGCCTGGATCTTCGGCACGTCGGCGGCCGGCGGTTGGGTGCCGTAGAAGGGAACGCCCGCCTTCAGCTCCGGCATGCGCGTCGCGAGGTAGTTCACGATGCCGCCACCGTAGCAGAAGCCGACCGCACCGATCTTCCCGGTGCAGTCGGGGCGCCCGCGCAGCACGTTCGCCGCGGCCACGAAGTCCTCGCGCGCCTTGGCCTGGTCGAGCTTCGCGAACAGCTCTCGCGCCTTGTCCTCGTCCCCCGGATAGCCGCCGAGCGGCGTCAGCGCGTCCGGCGCGAACGCCATGAAGTTCTCCAGCGCGAGCCGCCGGGTGATGTCCTCGATATGCGGGTTCAAGCCGCGGTTTTCGTGAAAGACGAGGATTCCGGGCAGCTTCTTGTCCTTCGCGCTCGCGGGACGCGCCAGGTAGCCCTTCATCGTTCCGTTGCCCCGGGGCGAGTCGTACTCGAGCGTCTGCGTGACCAGGCGCTTGTCGTCGGGGGTCACCTGCTGCCCCTCGGCGAACTTCGGCGACAGCTCGTCGAGCAGCATCGCCGCGGTCACGCCCCCCACCGCGAACCTGGCGGCGCCGATCAGGAAGCCGCGGCGATCGATCCCGCCGTGGACGTACTTGTCGAAGAGATCCAGCAGCCCCTGCGGATAGTCACTCGCATGCTTCCGTTCCATCGCTCCTCCGGCTCACGCTTGGCCGCAGCTTGGGATGAAGTCAGAGCCTCAACGATACCACCTCGGACTCCACCCAACCCTGTTCCTGGCAGCCGTCGTCCGTCCGGTGTACCGTGGAAGGTTGCGCGAGGTGGCAGTGTGCTTCCTCGCCCAGGGAAAGGGTGAAGTCTATGGATAGGAGACGAATGCTGATCATGGCCGCGCTTCTGATGCCCCTCCTCGCGACCGGCGTCCCGCCCGCCGCCAGGGCGGCGGACGTCGGGATCTCGATACGCATCGGAGATCGGTATCAGGGCTCGGAGCTCCGCTTCACGAATCGGCCCCGCCTGGTCGTCATCCCGCGGACGAACGTCTACTACGTCCAGAACTACGATGTGGATGTCTACCGCTACGGGCGCTTCTACTACGCCTACGACCGAGGCCGCTGGTGGCGCGCGACCAGCTACCGCGGACCCTGGTACTACATTCGCGGGCGTGCGGTGCCGAGGCAGATCTTCATCATTCCGGCTGACTACCGCAGAAACTGGCGGGGCGATTACGGCGAGTGGCGCGAACGGGACTACGACCAGAACTGGGAGCAGTCCTGGGGTCATCGCGAACGCGGGCGTGACGTGAATCGCGCCCAGGACGAAAACCGCGGCCATGACATGGGTCGCGGCGAGGAAATGAATCGGGGCAGGGAGACGGATCGCTCTGCCAACCCCGGAGACCAGGGCAACCAGAAGGACAAGGGTAAGAGGGGGAACGACAAGGGCGGCAACAAGGGCAACCGAGGACACTGAGCTCAGGGCGCCGCGCTCGC contains these protein-coding regions:
- a CDS encoding dienelactone hydrolase family protein translates to MERKHASDYPQGLLDLFDKYVHGGIDRRGFLIGAARFAVGGVTAAMLLDELSPKFAEGQQVTPDDKRLVTQTLEYDSPRGNGTMKGYLARPASAKDKKLPGILVFHENRGLNPHIEDITRRLALENFMAFAPDALTPLGGYPGDEDKARELFAKLDQAKAREDFVAAANVLRGRPDCTGKIGAVGFCYGGGIVNYLATRMPELKAGVPFYGTQPPAADVPKIQAPLLLHYAETDERVNAGWPAYEAALKENKKKYEVFFYPGTQHGFNNDTTPRYDAEAAKVAWSRTIEFFKKHLA